The following proteins are co-located in the Parafannyhessea umbonata genome:
- a CDS encoding ABC transporter ATP-binding protein, whose protein sequence is METVLQVHNVQKYYGSKGRGMGTAMTKALDGVSFDVRKGEFIAIMGTSGSGKSTLLNCISTIDRPTAGQIVVDGRDVTSMRQRDLSRFRRERLGFVFQDSNLLDTLTGEENIALALTINRVSPKEIPGRVEQVAAMLDVADVLKKYPYQMSGGQRQRIACARAIVTRPAIVLADEPTGALDSKNSRLLLGSLADLNRQGATILMVTHDSYAASWSSRVLFIKDGRIFNELSRGDESRQQFFQKIMDVVSFMGGEAADVR, encoded by the coding sequence ATGGAAACCGTCCTTCAGGTACACAACGTGCAGAAGTACTACGGTTCGAAGGGCCGCGGCATGGGGACCGCCATGACCAAGGCGCTCGACGGCGTGAGCTTCGACGTGCGCAAGGGGGAGTTCATCGCGATCATGGGCACGTCCGGCTCCGGCAAGTCCACCCTGCTCAACTGCATCTCCACCATCGACCGTCCCACGGCCGGCCAGATCGTGGTCGACGGCCGTGACGTCACAAGCATGAGGCAGAGGGACCTCTCGCGCTTCCGCCGCGAGCGCCTCGGCTTCGTGTTCCAGGATTCCAACCTGCTCGACACCCTCACGGGCGAGGAGAACATCGCCCTCGCGCTCACGATCAACCGCGTGAGCCCCAAAGAGATTCCCGGCCGCGTGGAGCAGGTCGCCGCCATGCTCGACGTGGCGGACGTGCTTAAGAAGTACCCGTACCAGATGTCCGGCGGCCAGCGCCAGCGCATCGCCTGCGCCCGCGCCATCGTCACCAGGCCGGCCATCGTCCTCGCGGACGAGCCCACGGGTGCGCTCGACTCCAAGAACTCGCGCCTCCTGCTCGGTAGCCTCGCAGACCTCAACCGCCAGGGCGCCACCATCCTCATGGTCACGCACGACTCGTACGCCGCCAGCTGGTCCAGCCGCGTGCTCTTCATAAAGGACGGCCGCATCTTCAACGAGCTCTCGCGTGGCGACGAGTCCCGCCAGCAGTTCTTCCAGAAGATCATGGACGTCGTGAGCTTCATGGGTGGGGAGGCGGCAGATGTACGCTAG
- a CDS encoding MFS transporter → MTHALIAIIYLAFVSLGLPDGLLGAAWPAMHADLGAAVSLAGAISVVICLGTIVSSLMTDTLVRRLGTGRLTAASVALTAVALFGFSTCTALWQLVLWAIPYGLGAGAVDAALNAFVATHYAARHMNWLHCCWGIGAAAGPMVMSWQMSGAAGWPGGYRVVGVVQVALVAAIALSLPLWHDRKGGAGERGGAHGAGRATATRRELLSRPGVPQAMAGFLCYCALESSCGLWASTFLVLGHGVSAQTAALLASLFYAGITVGRFLSGVLTLRLDGRQLLRLGEVVMALGIVTMLVAPGVVALGAGLALLGLGCAPIYPQMIQLTPKRFGADGAQSLMGMQMACAYVGSMAFPPLMGLVVEGVSPLLLPVVAAVLLVVMTCSLTVCDRRATGPSPETRCSR, encoded by the coding sequence ATGACCCATGCACTTATTGCCATCATCTACCTCGCGTTCGTGAGCCTTGGGCTCCCCGACGGCCTTCTGGGCGCCGCCTGGCCCGCCATGCACGCGGATCTGGGCGCCGCCGTGTCGCTCGCCGGCGCGATATCGGTCGTCATCTGCCTGGGGACCATCGTCTCGAGCCTCATGACCGACACGCTCGTGCGGCGCCTGGGAACGGGCAGGCTCACGGCCGCGTCCGTGGCCCTGACGGCCGTGGCGCTGTTTGGCTTCTCCACGTGCACGGCGCTGTGGCAGCTGGTGCTCTGGGCCATCCCGTACGGCCTGGGCGCGGGCGCCGTGGACGCAGCGCTGAACGCGTTTGTGGCGACGCACTACGCGGCGCGCCACATGAACTGGCTGCACTGCTGCTGGGGCATCGGCGCGGCCGCGGGACCCATGGTCATGTCCTGGCAGATGTCTGGCGCCGCCGGCTGGCCGGGAGGCTATCGCGTGGTGGGCGTGGTGCAGGTGGCGCTCGTGGCGGCGATCGCGCTGAGCCTGCCGCTGTGGCACGACCGCAAGGGCGGCGCGGGCGAGAGGGGCGGGGCGCACGGCGCCGGGCGCGCCACGGCGACGCGCAGGGAGCTGCTCTCGCGGCCCGGCGTGCCCCAGGCGATGGCGGGCTTCCTGTGCTACTGCGCGCTCGAGTCCTCGTGCGGGCTCTGGGCCTCGACGTTCCTCGTGCTTGGGCATGGGGTCTCTGCTCAGACCGCCGCCCTTCTCGCCTCGCTCTTCTATGCGGGGATCACCGTGGGCAGGTTCCTCTCGGGCGTGCTCACCTTGAGGCTCGACGGCAGACAGCTGCTGAGGCTGGGCGAGGTCGTCATGGCGCTGGGAATCGTGACGATGCTCGTGGCGCCGGGGGTCGTGGCCCTGGGCGCGGGACTTGCGCTGCTGGGGCTTGGCTGCGCCCCGATCTACCCGCAGATGATCCAGCTCACGCCCAAGCGCTTTGGGGCGGACGGCGCTCAGTCGCTCATGGGCATGCAGATGGCGTGCGCATACGTGGGATCGATGGCGTTTCCGCCGCTCATGGGTCTGGTGGTGGAGGGGGTGTCCCCGCTTCTGCTGCCGGTCGTCGCCGCGGTGCTGCTTGTGGTGATGACCTGCAGCCTCACGGTGTGCGACCGCCGCGCTACCGGCCCGAGTCCGGAAACTCGATGCTCACGGTAG
- a CDS encoding sensor histidine kinase, giving the protein MGFWSYLVDRLAIVVGLVAGVLLSGLALLARGVDVRVFVEVACVVCACVLAGLLLDWLRRREFFCRLREALDALDSKYLASELVGRPTTLEGRLMYDALARESKAMTDEVEAERLAQREYRDYVETWIHEVKTPIAAARLVAQNHPDAATAAMDRELVRIEGYAEQALYYARSTSVDRDFAIRSVSLDELVRGALKANARTLIDARIAPELGDLDFKVRCDPKWLTFVLGQVLVNAAKYRKPVGPDGVLEPARLRIGARRRQSEADARVTVLSIADEGVGIPSEDVDRVFDRGFTGQNGRRFAKSTGIGLYLVRSLCEKMGLRVTLASQVGRGTTVSIEFPDSGR; this is encoded by the coding sequence ATGGGCTTCTGGTCGTATCTCGTAGACAGGCTCGCGATAGTCGTGGGGCTTGTGGCGGGGGTGCTGCTATCGGGGCTGGCGCTTCTCGCCCGCGGCGTGGACGTGCGCGTGTTTGTCGAGGTGGCGTGCGTGGTGTGCGCGTGCGTGCTTGCGGGGCTGCTGCTTGACTGGCTGCGGCGGCGCGAGTTCTTCTGCCGGTTGCGGGAGGCGCTGGACGCGCTGGACAGCAAGTACCTGGCGAGCGAGCTGGTGGGAAGGCCGACCACCCTGGAGGGGCGGCTGATGTACGACGCGCTCGCGCGCGAGTCGAAGGCGATGACGGACGAGGTGGAGGCGGAGCGCCTGGCGCAGCGCGAGTACCGCGACTACGTGGAGACGTGGATCCACGAGGTGAAGACGCCCATCGCCGCGGCGCGCCTTGTGGCCCAGAACCATCCGGACGCCGCGACGGCCGCCATGGACCGCGAGCTGGTGCGCATAGAGGGCTATGCAGAACAGGCGCTCTATTATGCACGGAGCACCTCGGTCGACCGCGACTTTGCCATCCGCAGCGTGTCGCTGGACGAGCTGGTGCGCGGCGCCCTGAAGGCGAACGCCCGGACGCTGATTGACGCTCGCATAGCCCCCGAGCTGGGAGACCTTGACTTTAAGGTGCGCTGCGACCCAAAGTGGCTGACGTTTGTGCTGGGTCAGGTGCTGGTGAACGCCGCAAAGTACCGCAAGCCGGTGGGGCCCGACGGCGTGCTGGAGCCCGCGAGGCTTCGCATAGGGGCAAGGCGCCGCCAAAGCGAGGCAGACGCGCGCGTGACGGTGCTGAGCATCGCCGACGAGGGGGTCGGCATTCCCTCCGAGGACGTGGACCGCGTGTTTGACAGGGGGTTTACCGGCCAGAACGGCCGTCGCTTTGCGAAGTCGACCGGCATCGGTCTCTATCTGGTGCGGAGCCTGTGCGAGAAGATGGGGCTTCGCGTGACGCTTGCGTCGCAGGTTGGCCGCGGCACTACCGTGAGCATCGAGTTTCCGGACTCGGGCCGGTAG
- a CDS encoding response regulator transcription factor translates to MHDRLLVVEDDPKLREELVALLGNNGYQPCALEAFDDVVGQVLAAGADLVLLDLNLPGVDGQYVCREVRRESDVPIIVVTSRDGQMDELLSMSFGADDFVAKPYNAPVLLARIARLLERAYGSASRSAVLERGGVRLDCDRCVAEHGGRSVELTKNELRILSLLMRNAGKVVSRQRIQEELWQTDEFVDDNTLTVNVSHLRQTLASIGARDFVQTRRGLGYLVL, encoded by the coding sequence ATGCACGACAGGCTGCTTGTGGTCGAGGACGACCCAAAGCTGAGGGAGGAGCTCGTGGCGCTCCTGGGGAACAACGGATACCAGCCGTGCGCCCTCGAGGCGTTCGACGACGTGGTGGGGCAGGTGCTTGCCGCCGGGGCGGACCTGGTGCTTCTGGACCTGAACCTGCCGGGCGTGGACGGCCAGTACGTGTGCCGCGAGGTGCGACGCGAGTCCGACGTGCCCATCATCGTGGTGACGAGCCGGGACGGGCAGATGGACGAGCTTCTGAGCATGAGCTTTGGCGCCGACGACTTCGTGGCGAAGCCGTACAACGCCCCCGTGCTGCTTGCGCGCATTGCGCGCCTGCTTGAGCGCGCATATGGGAGCGCCAGCCGCTCTGCCGTGCTGGAGCGCGGCGGCGTGCGCCTGGACTGCGACCGCTGCGTGGCCGAGCACGGCGGACGCTCCGTGGAGCTCACGAAGAACGAGCTCAGAATCCTCTCGCTCTTGATGCGCAACGCCGGCAAGGTGGTGAGCCGCCAGCGCATCCAGGAGGAGCTGTGGCAGACGGACGAGTTCGTGGACGACAACACGCTGACCGTGAACGTGAGCCACCTGCGCCAGACGCTCGCCTCCATAGGGGCGCGCGACTTTGTGCAGACACGCCGCGGGCTGGGCTACCTCGTCTTGTAG
- a CDS encoding asparaginase yields MKNILVMATGGTIASLPHKDGLAPGLTGEELVERVPLIDSLCHIDVVQPMNIDSTNMRPRDWMQIADGLARRYDDYDGFVVLHGTDTMAYTAAALSYLLQGGSKPIVLTGSQQPMAAPFTDAKLNLYQSLLVATDDAARDVCVVFGGKVIAGTRAHKQRTMSYNAFVSMNFPTLAYVRGDRVLWSGGRPPREKDLPWRRFRAMDDRVIVLRLTPEFRPQIFSLLKDDYDAIILETFGIGGIPDYDGNAFRRAIFDWVDSGRTLVLTTQVPEEGLDLGVYEVGRAYSNHPGILKGADMSTEALVAKTMWALGQSKDPNRVRELFLRPVNHDRAEP; encoded by the coding sequence TTGAAGAACATACTTGTCATGGCCACGGGAGGCACCATCGCGTCGCTGCCCCACAAGGACGGCCTCGCGCCCGGCCTCACCGGCGAGGAGCTGGTGGAGCGCGTGCCTCTCATCGACAGCCTCTGCCACATCGACGTGGTGCAGCCCATGAACATCGACAGCACCAACATGCGCCCGCGCGACTGGATGCAGATCGCAGACGGCCTCGCCCGGCGCTACGACGACTACGACGGCTTCGTGGTGCTGCACGGAACGGACACCATGGCGTACACGGCGGCAGCGCTCAGCTACCTCTTGCAGGGCGGCTCCAAGCCCATCGTGCTCACGGGCTCGCAGCAGCCCATGGCCGCGCCGTTCACGGACGCGAAGCTCAACCTGTACCAGAGCCTGCTCGTGGCCACGGACGACGCCGCGCGCGACGTGTGCGTCGTGTTCGGCGGCAAGGTCATCGCCGGCACGCGTGCCCACAAGCAGCGCACCATGAGCTACAACGCGTTCGTGAGCATGAACTTCCCCACCCTGGCCTACGTCAGGGGCGACCGCGTGCTCTGGAGCGGCGGGCGCCCGCCAAGGGAGAAGGACCTCCCGTGGCGTCGCTTCCGCGCCATGGACGACCGCGTCATCGTGCTGAGGCTGACCCCGGAGTTCAGGCCGCAGATCTTCTCGCTCCTGAAGGACGACTACGACGCCATCATCCTCGAGACGTTTGGCATCGGCGGCATCCCGGACTACGACGGCAACGCGTTCAGGCGCGCGATCTTCGACTGGGTGGACTCCGGCCGCACGCTCGTGCTGACGACGCAGGTGCCGGAGGAGGGGCTCGACCTGGGCGTGTACGAGGTCGGGCGCGCGTACTCCAACCACCCCGGAATCCTGAAGGGGGCGGACATGTCCACGGAGGCGCTCGTCGCGAAGACCATGTGGGCGCTGGGCCAGTCAAAGGACCCAAACCGCGTGCGCGAGCTGTTCCTGCGTCCCGTGAACCACGACCGCGCCGAGCCGTAG
- a CDS encoding putative manganese-dependent inorganic diphosphatase, which produces MPEAIRKVNVIGHLHPDTDSICSAIAYAYLKNQISDIEYEPRRAGAINRETAFALKTFGFEEPELITSVAPQIKDTQISKQRSIEADTSLFSAWNLMRDLKTSTLCITDEKNDLLGLIAVKDIASANMDIFDTAMLSTAKTLFSNVLETLKGTMVLGDPADRICQGNIRIGTTPEMMEGNIEKGDIVLVTNRYETQRYAVEAGASCLVVCNGASVSDVVIEAAKANGCTVLTTPYDTYSAARLIPMATPVSAEMLPEDKVLRFSVNTAVDDALKVMANSQHRFFPVMDEDGRYVGVVSSPNMINVNKKHVILVDHNERSQAVSGLERAEIMEIIDHHRIGTIETSSPAYFRNEPVGCTNTILFSIYQEKGVEIPQNIAGLMLSAILSDTLAFRSPTCTDRDRYAGRELAKIAGVDIDEYADAMFDAGADLTGRTAEEVFNSDFKVFSRGHARFGVGQGSFMTESSRKAAEALVGPYLKEAAAANDIPMVFYMFTDVKSQTTEMLYWGANTDQIVARTFGVTPVDGIATLPGVVSRKKQVIPPLMTTLQDMDEEDE; this is translated from the coding sequence ATGCCCGAGGCCATCCGCAAGGTCAACGTCATCGGTCACCTGCATCCCGACACAGACAGCATCTGCTCTGCCATCGCGTATGCGTACCTCAAGAACCAGATCAGCGACATCGAGTACGAGCCCCGCCGCGCCGGCGCCATCAACCGCGAGACCGCGTTCGCGCTCAAGACCTTCGGCTTCGAGGAGCCCGAGCTCATCACGAGCGTCGCCCCGCAAATCAAGGACACCCAGATCTCCAAGCAGAGGAGCATCGAGGCGGACACCTCGCTCTTCTCGGCGTGGAACCTCATGCGCGACCTCAAGACCAGCACCCTGTGCATCACGGACGAGAAGAACGACCTCCTTGGCCTGATCGCGGTGAAGGACATCGCGAGCGCGAACATGGACATCTTCGACACCGCCATGCTCTCTACCGCGAAGACGCTCTTCTCCAACGTGCTCGAAACGCTGAAGGGCACCATGGTGCTTGGCGACCCCGCCGACCGCATCTGCCAGGGCAACATCCGCATCGGCACCACGCCCGAGATGATGGAGGGCAACATCGAGAAGGGCGACATCGTCCTGGTGACCAACCGCTACGAGACCCAGCGCTACGCGGTCGAGGCCGGCGCGAGCTGCCTGGTGGTCTGCAACGGCGCGTCCGTGTCCGACGTCGTCATCGAGGCCGCGAAGGCGAACGGCTGCACCGTGCTCACCACCCCGTACGACACGTACTCCGCCGCACGCCTCATCCCCATGGCGACGCCCGTCTCCGCCGAGATGCTGCCCGAGGACAAGGTCCTGCGCTTCTCGGTCAACACGGCCGTGGACGACGCCCTGAAGGTCATGGCCAACTCGCAGCACCGCTTCTTCCCCGTGATGGACGAGGACGGCCGCTACGTGGGCGTCGTGAGCTCGCCTAACATGATCAACGTGAACAAGAAGCACGTGATCCTCGTTGACCACAACGAGCGCAGCCAGGCGGTGAGCGGCCTCGAGCGCGCCGAGATCATGGAGATCATCGACCACCACCGCATCGGCACGATCGAGACGAGCTCCCCCGCGTACTTCCGCAACGAGCCCGTGGGCTGCACCAACACCATCCTCTTCAGCATCTACCAGGAGAAGGGCGTCGAGATCCCCCAGAACATCGCGGGCCTTATGCTGTCCGCCATCCTGTCCGACACGCTGGCGTTCCGCTCCCCCACCTGCACCGACCGCGACAGGTACGCCGGCCGCGAGCTCGCGAAGATCGCGGGCGTGGACATCGACGAGTACGCGGACGCCATGTTCGACGCCGGCGCGGACCTGACGGGCCGCACCGCCGAGGAGGTCTTCAACTCTGACTTCAAGGTCTTCTCGCGCGGGCACGCACGCTTTGGCGTTGGCCAGGGCAGCTTCATGACGGAGTCCAGCCGCAAGGCGGCCGAGGCTCTTGTGGGGCCGTACCTAAAGGAGGCCGCGGCGGCGAACGACATCCCAATGGTGTTCTACATGTTCACGGACGTGAAGTCCCAGACCACCGAGATGCTGTACTGGGGCGCGAACACCGACCAGATCGTGGCGCGCACGTTTGGCGTGACCCCGGTCGACGGCATCGCAACGCTGCCCGGCGTCGTCAGCCGCAAGAAGCAGGTCATCCCGCCCCTGATGACGACGCTCCAGGACATGGACGAGGAAGACGAGTAG
- the yfbR gene encoding 5'-deoxynucleotidase, producing MAERDETLGQSSFFALVSRMKYIERWALMRSTHPENLSEHSLEVAVIAHALATIANVRYGRSLDAGKAALVGLFHDASEIITGDMPTPVKYANGQILGAYKDVEARAERRLLDELPPDLAPAYRELFFPTADGDDAAQEGDAYLRGLVKAADKISALIKCLDEAHVGNAEFASAQATTQAAVDELAARYPEVNDFVRQFLPPYGKTLDELL from the coding sequence ATGGCGGAACGTGACGAAACGCTCGGTCAGTCGAGCTTCTTCGCACTTGTGTCGAGGATGAAGTACATAGAGCGCTGGGCACTCATGCGCAGCACCCACCCGGAGAACCTCTCGGAGCACTCGCTGGAGGTGGCCGTGATCGCACACGCGCTCGCAACGATCGCAAACGTGCGCTACGGACGCTCGCTCGACGCGGGCAAGGCCGCTCTCGTGGGGCTGTTCCACGACGCGTCAGAGATCATCACCGGCGACATGCCCACCCCCGTGAAGTACGCGAACGGCCAGATCCTGGGCGCGTACAAGGACGTGGAGGCGCGCGCGGAGCGGCGCCTTCTGGACGAGCTTCCGCCGGACCTTGCCCCCGCGTACCGGGAGCTCTTCTTTCCCACGGCAGACGGCGACGACGCGGCGCAGGAGGGCGACGCGTACCTGCGCGGCCTGGTGAAGGCGGCGGACAAGATATCCGCCCTCATAAAGTGCCTGGACGAGGCCCACGTGGGCAACGCGGAGTTCGCGAGCGCCCAGGCCACGACGCAGGCGGCCGTCGACGAGCTGGCCGCGCGCTACCCCGAGGTGAACGACTTCGTGCGGCAGTTCCTGCCTCCGTACGGCAAGACGCTGGACGAGCTGCTGTAG
- a CDS encoding radical SAM protein, whose protein sequence is MQNKLAHAAERKAFSVVLDKAIDAVRGDHPEEAIEKFLDMGQKMLSGTAPDMAKSLREAFYPGSKWENMVIDMARRIDPHILHTALLNGAYESAFRGLRETTISAQKNQCNVPWIIIFDPTSACNMHCVGCWAADYSKSLNLTFDEMDSLVKQANDLGCHWFFMTGGEPMVRWKDIVKLAEKHNDSLFSLYTNGTLINQQVCNDCKRLGNVLFSVSLEGSKEANDGRRGEGDYDKVMAAFDLMKANGIPFGVSTAYTRANVEAVTSDEYYDMLIEKGALWAWYFHYMPVGEGANADLMPTLEQREYMIKRIRDVRAYDGGKPIMVMDFQNDGEFVGGCIAGGRVFCHITARGDVEPCVFIHYSNANIKEQSLLDCLKQPLFQQYRANWPWNDNMLRPCPMLENPEVLPKMVHAADAKSTEYVTPESVDHLCARTAEYAKAWAPVGDRIWLEEHPTGKKVYEDDISMMPVDQKGKMLEEQDEKGFGVTLDD, encoded by the coding sequence ATGCAGAACAAGCTGGCGCACGCGGCGGAGCGCAAGGCGTTCTCCGTCGTGCTCGACAAGGCGATCGACGCGGTCCGCGGCGACCATCCCGAGGAGGCGATCGAGAAGTTCCTGGACATGGGACAGAAGATGCTCTCTGGCACCGCGCCCGACATGGCGAAGTCGCTGCGCGAAGCGTTCTACCCCGGCTCCAAGTGGGAGAACATGGTCATCGACATGGCGCGCAGGATCGACCCGCACATCCTTCACACCGCGCTTCTGAACGGCGCGTACGAGTCCGCGTTCCGCGGCCTGCGCGAGACCACGATCTCTGCCCAGAAGAACCAGTGCAACGTGCCGTGGATCATCATCTTCGACCCCACGAGCGCGTGCAACATGCACTGCGTGGGCTGCTGGGCCGCAGACTACTCCAAGTCGCTCAACCTCACGTTCGACGAGATGGACTCCCTGGTGAAGCAGGCAAACGACCTTGGCTGTCACTGGTTCTTCATGACCGGCGGCGAGCCCATGGTGCGCTGGAAGGACATCGTGAAGCTGGCCGAGAAGCACAACGACTCGCTCTTCAGCCTCTATACCAACGGCACCCTCATCAACCAGCAGGTCTGCAACGATTGCAAGCGCCTGGGCAACGTGCTGTTCTCCGTCTCGCTCGAGGGCTCGAAGGAGGCGAACGACGGCCGCCGCGGCGAGGGCGACTACGACAAGGTCATGGCCGCGTTCGACCTCATGAAGGCCAACGGCATCCCGTTTGGCGTCTCCACGGCGTACACCCGCGCCAACGTCGAGGCCGTCACCTCTGACGAGTACTACGACATGCTCATCGAGAAGGGCGCCCTCTGGGCCTGGTACTTCCACTACATGCCCGTGGGCGAGGGCGCCAACGCCGACCTCATGCCCACGCTTGAGCAGCGCGAGTACATGATCAAGCGCATCCGCGACGTGCGCGCCTACGACGGCGGCAAGCCCATCATGGTGATGGACTTCCAGAACGACGGCGAGTTCGTGGGCGGCTGCATCGCCGGCGGACGCGTGTTCTGCCACATCACGGCCCGTGGCGACGTGGAGCCCTGCGTCTTCATCCACTACTCCAACGCCAACATCAAGGAGCAGAGCCTGCTGGACTGCCTGAAGCAGCCGCTGTTCCAGCAGTACCGCGCCAACTGGCCGTGGAACGACAACATGCTGCGCCCGTGCCCCATGCTCGAGAACCCCGAGGTCCTGCCGAAGATGGTCCACGCCGCGGACGCGAAGTCCACGGAGTACGTCACGCCGGAAAGCGTCGACCACCTGTGCGCCCGCACCGCGGAGTACGCGAAGGCGTGGGCACCCGTGGGCGACAGGATCTGGCTGGAGGAGCACCCCACCGGCAAGAAGGTCTACGAGGACGACATCTCCATGATGCCCGTCGACCAGAAGGGCAAGATGCTCGAGGAGCAGGACGAGAAGGGCTTTGGCGTCACGCTCGACGACTAA
- a CDS encoding ABC transporter ATP-binding protein, with protein sequence MRRFLGYYQGQMHLFVGDIACAVVVAGIDLAFPQILRTLTGGLFTQGADAILGALGYLAAGLLAMYAVRFACRYFVAYWGHVMGARMESRMREDLFAAYQRMSFSFFDRNKSGDLMSRLVSDLFDISETAHHGPEFLLIGAVEIVGSFVILGFVNVPLTLVLAAVLVVLTAYNLRANLRMKAIFRENRVRISGVNSRVEDSLAGIRVVKGFAAEDVEKDKFRASNDAYLDSKVRMYRAMGTYQAGIAALMGALYTVIVCLGGWLIAKGQMQPQDLATFALYITLFTTPIDNILNFTETFQKAIAGFRRFEEVLVAEPDIRDAPGARPLAVTRGAISYRGVRFSYDEGPEVLHGLDLAVEPGSTVALVGPSGGGKSTICALLPRFYDVQAGSITIDGQDVRDVTVRSLRQAIGIVQQDVYLFDGTIAENIAYGRPDATAREIREAARKANIEEFVDSLPDGFETTVGERGARLSGGQKQRIAIARVFLKDPQVLILDEATSALDNESERAVQHSLAQLSRGRTTIVIAHRLSTIKGADEIVTIDHGRVAEKGTHDELLARGGTYARYYRMQFGDGRTQD encoded by the coding sequence ATGAGACGCTTCCTGGGCTACTACCAAGGGCAGATGCACCTGTTCGTGGGCGATATCGCATGTGCCGTCGTGGTCGCGGGCATCGACCTCGCGTTCCCGCAGATCCTGCGCACGCTCACGGGCGGGCTGTTCACGCAGGGGGCGGACGCCATCCTGGGCGCGCTGGGGTATCTGGCGGCAGGCCTTCTGGCCATGTACGCCGTGCGCTTTGCGTGCCGCTACTTCGTGGCGTACTGGGGGCACGTGATGGGCGCCCGCATGGAGAGCCGCATGCGCGAGGACCTGTTTGCCGCATACCAGCGCATGAGCTTCTCGTTCTTCGACCGCAACAAGTCCGGAGACCTCATGAGCCGCCTGGTGAGCGACCTGTTTGACATCAGCGAGACCGCCCACCACGGACCGGAGTTCCTGCTCATTGGCGCGGTGGAAATCGTGGGCTCGTTCGTGATCCTTGGGTTTGTGAACGTGCCGCTCACGCTGGTGCTCGCGGCGGTGCTCGTGGTGCTGACCGCGTACAACCTTCGCGCGAACCTGCGCATGAAGGCCATCTTCCGCGAGAACCGCGTGCGCATCTCCGGCGTGAACTCGCGCGTGGAGGACAGCCTCGCCGGCATCCGCGTGGTGAAGGGCTTTGCCGCCGAGGACGTGGAGAAGGACAAGTTCCGCGCCAGCAACGACGCGTACCTGGACTCCAAGGTGCGGATGTACCGCGCCATGGGCACGTACCAGGCCGGCATCGCCGCGCTCATGGGCGCGCTGTACACCGTGATCGTGTGCCTGGGCGGCTGGCTCATCGCGAAGGGCCAGATGCAGCCGCAGGACCTTGCGACGTTTGCTCTGTACATCACGCTCTTCACCACCCCGATCGACAACATCCTGAACTTCACGGAGACGTTCCAGAAGGCCATCGCGGGATTCCGCCGCTTCGAGGAGGTGCTGGTGGCAGAGCCGGACATCAGGGACGCGCCGGGGGCACGGCCGCTTGCCGTCACCCGCGGCGCCATCAGCTACCGGGGCGTGCGCTTCTCGTACGACGAGGGCCCGGAGGTCCTGCACGGGCTCGACCTTGCCGTGGAACCCGGCAGCACGGTGGCGCTCGTGGGCCCGTCCGGCGGCGGCAAGTCGACCATCTGCGCACTTCTCCCCCGCTTCTATGACGTGCAGGCGGGGTCCATCACCATCGACGGGCAGGACGTGCGCGACGTCACCGTGCGCAGCCTGCGGCAGGCCATAGGCATCGTGCAGCAGGACGTGTACCTGTTTGACGGCACGATCGCCGAGAACATCGCGTACGGCCGGCCGGACGCCACCGCGCGCGAGATCCGCGAGGCGGCGCGCAAGGCGAACATCGAGGAGTTCGTGGATTCGCTTCCCGACGGGTTCGAGACCACGGTGGGCGAGCGCGGCGCGCGCCTTTCCGGCGGGCAGAAGCAGCGCATCGCCATCGCGCGCGTGTTCCTGAAGGACCCGCAGGTGCTCATTCTGGACGAGGCGACCTCCGCGCTCGACAACGAGAGCGAGCGGGCCGTGCAGCACTCGCTGGCGCAGCTCTCGCGCGGACGCACGACCATCGTGATCGCGCACAGGCTCTCGACCATCAAGGGCGCGGACGAGATCGTGACCATCGACCACGGTCGCGTGGCCGAGAAGGGCACGCACGACGAGCTGCTGGCACGCGGCGGGACGTATGCCCGCTACTATCGCATGCAGTTTGGCGACGGCCGCACGCAGGACTGA